In Streptosporangium album, the following are encoded in one genomic region:
- a CDS encoding aminoglycoside phosphotransferase family protein, with amino-acid sequence MTHTEIEISAGLVRDLLRDQHPDLADYPLRLGARGWDNQLWRLGDDLAVRLPWATQSADALLRKEHTWLPALAPRLPLPVPVPQRLGEPSARFPRPWIVTTWVPGEPADRAPVTRAAEATTALAAFLTALHQPAPDEAPAGRDRGGPLADHSEGFAKQLASATKLGLIPDPDAVRAVWEDAAAAPDWAGPALWLHGDLHPANILTADGTFCGVIDFGDLFAGDPACDLAAAWILLPDDTVDRFHATYQPAPDAATLRRARGWAVGRALSGILIGDAGVHGRPGGKPTWGPPAHAALRRLIATTHR; translated from the coding sequence ATGACTCACACCGAGATCGAGATCAGCGCGGGGTTGGTGCGGGATCTGCTGCGTGACCAGCACCCCGACCTGGCCGATTACCCTTTGCGGCTCGGCGCGCGTGGCTGGGACAACCAGCTATGGCGGCTCGGCGACGACCTCGCCGTCCGGTTGCCCTGGGCGACGCAGTCTGCGGACGCGCTGCTGCGCAAGGAGCACACTTGGCTGCCCGCTCTTGCCCCACGCCTTCCTCTGCCGGTTCCCGTCCCGCAGCGCCTCGGCGAGCCCTCCGCGCGGTTTCCGCGCCCCTGGATCGTCACCACCTGGGTGCCGGGCGAGCCGGCCGACCGTGCCCCCGTCACACGCGCAGCGGAGGCGACCACCGCCCTGGCCGCCTTCCTGACGGCACTTCACCAACCTGCCCCCGATGAGGCGCCCGCCGGCCGGGACCGCGGAGGGCCGCTGGCCGACCACTCCGAGGGTTTCGCCAAGCAGCTCGCCTCGGCCACCAAGCTGGGGCTCATCCCCGACCCAGACGCCGTCCGTGCGGTCTGGGAAGACGCCGCCGCCGCGCCCGACTGGGCCGGCCCGGCGCTATGGCTCCACGGCGACCTGCATCCGGCCAACATTCTCACCGCGGACGGCACCTTCTGCGGCGTGATCGACTTCGGCGACCTCTTCGCGGGCGACCCGGCCTGCGACCTCGCCGCCGCTTGGATTCTGCTGCCGGACGACACCGTCGACCGCTTCCATGCCACCTACCAGCCGGCCCCGGACGCCGCGACCCTGCGCCGCGCCCGCGGATGGGCGGTGGGCCGCGCCCTCAGCGGCATCCTCATCGGAGACGCCGGCGTCCACGGCCGCCCAGGCGGCAAGCCCACATGGGGCCCACCCGCCCACGCCGCACTGCGACGCCTCATCGCAACGACCCATCGCTGA
- a CDS encoding ATP-dependent DNA helicase: MGDARLADLDPGLLQPRLQGEGLHVQRLGGLADRHPAAQRGLSDLDHPGPLSAPLFFGRQIAAWIWRAEGGIPARTVAAWLQCIADPERPGLDGIDVLVIDEAAMVDDRALAILMRETERTGTKVILIGDPLQLRAVGVGGAFAAIHRQVEGLVLEENRRQVDPIERQALQLWRAGDRGEALHTWSQGGRVHAGRDASDTLAALLADWHTARTPYRADAHDELAAVLVLAGSNADAERLNLAARAIRRRAGELTGPDRLYRLPGGRTLPLAVGDHVRLRTNDYRSRKSRGRRVDVLNGYRGTVVAIHGDRSVSVQWRRQGPDRPVLVTERVTPAYITSGGLSHGTAMTVAAAQGLTSDHALIYGMGLNPHTLYAAMTRDRLSAHLYLPRNLLESDADRARHGEPRNPAEELHRTLDAYAATLQGDRADRLITEEPEPIAAVRARAGSRRTGADPADGQGQPRGRHAGARHAPAAPVRPAQHRGPASANRRRGRADNGPGRPDRRGRLPPPARYCPAAR; this comes from the coding sequence GTGGGTGATGCTCGCCTGGCCGATCTGGATCCCGGCCTCCTTCAGCCACGCCTTCAGGGTGAAGGTCTGCACGTTCAACGACTCGGCGGCCTGGCGGATCGTCATCCCGCCGCCCAGCGGGGTCTGAGCGATCTCGATCACCCGGGCCCGCTCTCGGCGCCGCTCTTCTTCGGTCGGCAGATCGCCGCGTGGATCTGGCGCGCCGAGGGCGGCATACCCGCGCGCACGGTCGCCGCCTGGCTACAGTGCATTGCCGACCCCGAACGGCCCGGCCTGGACGGCATCGACGTGCTGGTCATCGATGAGGCCGCGATGGTCGACGACCGCGCCCTGGCGATCCTGATGCGTGAAACCGAGCGCACCGGCACCAAGGTCATACTGATCGGTGACCCGCTGCAGTTGCGCGCGGTCGGTGTCGGCGGTGCCTTCGCCGCAATTCACCGGCAGGTCGAGGGCCTGGTGCTGGAGGAGAACCGGCGTCAGGTCGACCCGATCGAACGCCAGGCGCTGCAGCTGTGGCGGGCTGGCGACCGCGGCGAAGCGCTGCACACGTGGAGCCAGGGCGGCCGGGTGCACGCCGGACGCGACGCCAGCGACACGTTGGCCGCGCTACTGGCCGACTGGCACACCGCCCGCACGCCGTATCGCGCCGATGCGCACGACGAGCTCGCTGCCGTCCTGGTGCTCGCCGGGTCGAACGCCGATGCCGAACGGCTCAACCTCGCCGCGCGGGCGATCCGCCGCCGGGCTGGGGAACTGACCGGCCCTGACCGGCTGTATCGGCTGCCCGGCGGCCGCACTCTGCCGCTCGCGGTCGGCGATCACGTGCGGCTGCGGACCAACGACTACCGCTCCCGCAAGAGCCGGGGACGGCGGGTCGACGTGCTGAACGGTTACCGGGGCACCGTGGTCGCGATCCACGGCGACCGTTCGGTGAGCGTGCAGTGGCGCCGGCAGGGCCCGGACAGGCCGGTCCTGGTTACCGAGCGAGTGACGCCCGCGTACATCACGTCCGGCGGCCTGTCGCACGGCACCGCGATGACGGTCGCCGCCGCCCAGGGACTGACCAGCGACCACGCGCTGATCTACGGGATGGGCCTGAACCCGCACACGTTGTACGCGGCGATGACCCGCGACCGGCTCAGCGCCCACCTGTACCTGCCGCGCAACTTGCTGGAGTCCGACGCCGACCGCGCCCGCCACGGCGAACCCCGCAACCCCGCCGAGGAACTGCACCGCACCCTGGACGCCTACGCCGCGACCCTGCAGGGCGATCGCGCCGACCGCCTCATCACTGAGGAGCCCGAACCCATCGCCGCGGTGCGCGCGCGAGCGGGAAGCCGCCGAACAGGCGCGGATCCAGCAGATGGCCAAGGCCAACCTCGCGGCCGCCATGCTGGAGCACGTCACGCACCCGCAGCGCCCGTACGGCCTGCTCAGCACCGAGGACCTGCAAGCGCGAATCGCCGCCGCGGCCGCGCAGACAACGGTCCTGGCCGTCCTGACCGCCGAGGCCGACTACCGCCGCCGGCTCGATACTGCCCGGCAGCGAGGTGA
- a CDS encoding GNAT family N-acetyltransferase, translating to MSQLRTLSATEVPSERLLLRKAHDADREGFIELYTDPEVQAYIGGPQPRSDVEQRFDAAIGTANATSRPGNYVIADNTTNRLIGTLMLACRPTDHPGHVTEDGEALELGYVLRRSAWGAGFAFEAATVALRAAADELPDQPVLVVTQTANKRSLKLAARLGFCPISTFEEFGAEQTLCTAPLSMFRI from the coding sequence ATGAGCCAATTGCGCACGCTATCTGCCACGGAAGTCCCTTCGGAACGACTCCTGCTTCGCAAAGCGCACGATGCCGACCGTGAAGGATTCATCGAGCTCTATACCGATCCCGAGGTTCAGGCATACATCGGTGGTCCCCAGCCTCGGAGTGACGTCGAGCAGCGCTTCGATGCAGCAATCGGAACCGCCAACGCGACATCCAGGCCTGGCAATTATGTCATCGCGGACAACACGACGAACCGACTTATCGGAACATTGATGCTCGCCTGCCGGCCGACCGATCACCCTGGGCATGTCACCGAGGATGGCGAGGCACTGGAACTGGGCTATGTACTGCGGCGCAGTGCATGGGGCGCGGGGTTCGCATTCGAGGCCGCAACGGTCGCGTTGCGCGCTGCGGCTGACGAACTCCCCGACCAGCCGGTCTTGGTCGTGACCCAGACCGCGAACAAGCGATCTCTGAAACTCGCCGCCCGCCTTGGCTTCTGCCCCATCAGCACGTTCGAGGAGTTCGGCGCTGAGCAGACCCTCTGCACGGCTCCCCTGTCCATGTTCCGAATCTGA